A single genomic interval of Sulfurovum sp. TSL6 harbors:
- a CDS encoding dicarboxylate/amino acid:cation symporter, which produces MTLTQKVLWAMLLGIIVGLVINMGAWNSEGSFIQEYVVGGVFYIIGKMFITALKMLVVPLVFFSLISGVLGIGDVRKLGSVGVKSFGLYILTTAIAIATAIGFAMIVAPGSGVNGTTATTFTAKEAPPLSEVLINIIPDNVIHAFASGNMLQIIFFSILFGISLLMVGKKAQNIAEGVEVLNEAMMHMVNIIMSVAPIAVFALLAKAISELGLDLLISLSGYVLVLVAALLLHLFGTLMILLKLFSGLSPKMFLQKIRDAQVFAFSTASSNATIPVTLRSVTKRMGVDNSVASFTVPFGATINMDGTAIMQGVATVFIANVYGVELGLSGYLTVILMSVLASIGTAGVPGVGLIMLSMVFVQVGLPVEGIGLILGVDRLLDMIRTSVNVTGDAVVTCVVAKSEKELEMSVFTDPEAGVVEKLDIDEEQEEGLAEIIHKTEEG; this is translated from the coding sequence ATGACACTTACACAAAAAGTACTATGGGCGATGCTCTTGGGGATCATCGTAGGACTGGTGATCAATATGGGTGCCTGGAACAGTGAAGGCAGCTTTATACAGGAGTATGTGGTTGGAGGCGTTTTTTACATCATAGGAAAGATGTTCATTACCGCACTGAAAATGCTTGTGGTCCCTTTGGTCTTCTTTTCACTGATCTCAGGTGTATTGGGTATAGGAGATGTGCGGAAACTGGGGAGTGTAGGGGTAAAGTCATTTGGACTTTATATACTAACGACGGCTATCGCTATCGCTACTGCTATAGGTTTCGCGATGATCGTGGCTCCTGGTTCCGGTGTAAATGGTACAACTGCAACGACTTTTACAGCCAAGGAGGCACCGCCTCTTTCGGAAGTACTCATTAACATTATCCCTGACAATGTCATCCATGCCTTTGCTTCTGGAAATATGCTGCAGATCATCTTTTTTTCTATTTTGTTCGGTATCTCATTGTTAATGGTAGGGAAAAAAGCGCAAAACATTGCAGAAGGTGTAGAAGTGCTCAATGAAGCGATGATGCATATGGTCAATATCATTATGTCTGTAGCACCTATCGCTGTGTTTGCATTGCTTGCCAAAGCGATTTCAGAACTCGGTTTGGATCTTCTTATCAGCCTGTCCGGGTATGTATTGGTTCTTGTGGCTGCATTGTTACTCCATCTTTTTGGCACGCTGATGATCCTACTCAAACTTTTTTCCGGTCTGAGTCCTAAAATGTTTTTACAAAAGATACGGGATGCACAGGTATTCGCCTTTTCTACAGCAAGTTCCAATGCTACCATACCGGTGACACTAAGATCAGTGACTAAGCGTATGGGTGTAGATAACTCGGTGGCTTCGTTCACTGTACCTTTTGGTGCCACTATCAATATGGACGGTACGGCCATTATGCAGGGGGTTGCTACTGTTTTTATAGCCAATGTATATGGTGTTGAACTGGGATTAAGCGGCTATTTGACAGTGATACTTATGTCTGTACTGGCTTCCATAGGCACAGCAGGGGTACCAGGTGTAGGGCTCATCATGCTTTCTATGGTCTTTGTGCAGGTAGGACTTCCTGTAGAAGGTATAGGGCTCATCCTGGGGGTTGACAGACTGCTTGACATGATACGCACTTCTGTGAATGTCACAGGGGATGCTGTCGTGACCTGTGTCGTGGCTAAGAGTGAAAAAGAGTTGGAGATGTCAGTCTTTACAGATCCTGAAGCAGGGGTAGTGGAAAAGCTGGATATCGATGAAGAGCAAGAAGAAGGACTGGCTGAAATTATCCACAAGACAGAAGAGGGCTAA
- a CDS encoding alanine racemase: protein MAFIKINKQNFYHNLNQIALKTGSVEKIAIVLKDNAYGHGLELMGRLASEFGIRHAVVRKTAEAEVIRSLFETILVLGDSIIKDEVYSFTINTLEDIKEAQKGAKVELKVDTGMHRNGIAFDELGEACTLIKAQGLELTGVMTHYRSADELSSELFWQQKQFERVKESVKEAGFTHVRVHSHNTAAILRTKSFDEDLVRVGIGAYGYSELPHLFDEVTLRPVMSLYAKKISTKILKDGERIGYGGDFIASHDMTVSTYDLGYGDGWSRGDSAQPYITSEGLPILGRVSMDSISLESDKEEVCVMSDAQAAAKQFGTISYEMTTALSAELRKEVI, encoded by the coding sequence ATGGCATTTATTAAAATAAATAAACAAAATTTCTATCATAATCTTAACCAAATTGCACTAAAAACTGGCTCAGTTGAAAAGATCGCAATTGTCCTTAAAGACAATGCCTATGGTCACGGACTGGAACTGATGGGAAGACTGGCATCAGAGTTTGGTATCAGACATGCAGTGGTACGAAAAACGGCAGAAGCAGAAGTGATCAGATCTTTATTTGAAACGATACTGGTATTGGGTGACAGTATCATAAAAGATGAGGTCTATTCTTTTACTATCAATACATTAGAAGATATCAAAGAAGCCCAAAAAGGTGCAAAAGTAGAACTCAAAGTAGATACGGGAATGCACCGTAACGGGATAGCCTTTGATGAGCTGGGTGAAGCTTGTACTTTGATTAAAGCACAAGGGTTAGAACTTACAGGTGTGATGACCCACTACCGTAGTGCAGATGAGTTAAGCTCTGAACTCTTTTGGCAGCAAAAACAGTTTGAGCGTGTGAAAGAAAGCGTAAAAGAAGCTGGGTTTACGCATGTAAGAGTACATTCGCATAACACAGCAGCTATTCTTAGAACAAAAAGTTTTGATGAAGATCTAGTACGTGTAGGCATAGGTGCGTACGGATATAGTGAACTGCCACACCTTTTTGATGAAGTAACACTACGTCCTGTAATGTCACTATATGCTAAAAAGATATCAACTAAAATATTAAAAGATGGAGAGCGCATAGGGTACGGAGGGGACTTCATAGCTTCACATGATATGACGGTATCTACCTATGATCTGGGTTATGGTGACGGATGGTCCAGAGGAGACAGTGCTCAACCTTATATAACAAGTGAGGGCTTACCTATACTAGGACGTGTTTCTATGGACTCTATCTCTCTTGAATCAGATAAAGAAGAAGTGTGTGTGATGAGTGATGCACAAGCGGCTGCAAAACAGTTTGGGACTATTTCTTATGAAATGACGACTGCGTTATCTGCTGAACTGCGAAAAGAAGTGATTTAA
- a CDS encoding agmatine deiminase family protein: MQKDLKVVMPAEWEKQRAVLLSFPHEETDWHDPHNAADLEASLSPFIRIAQAIAYGEAVYIICKNKEKIAKMFCSTRNMTFIEIPTNDTWIRDYGYISIKENQEVKLLDFTFDGWGGKFEASLDNAVNTALHKKGYLGTTPLEHIDFVLEGGSIESDGEGTILTTSECLCNPNRNGGLSKQESEEKLHTYLGAQRVLWLDHGYLAGDDTDSHIDTLARFVNTTTIMYVKCEDKEDEHYEALQEMEKQLKSFTTSEGQPYTLVPLPMCEAKYNDAQERLPATYANFLITNDALIYPTYEDKNDTKAGEIFKEVFPDKEIIPVNCSKLIEQGGSLHCSTMQIAY, encoded by the coding sequence ATGCAAAAAGATCTAAAAGTGGTGATGCCGGCAGAATGGGAAAAACAGCGTGCCGTACTCTTGTCCTTTCCTCATGAAGAGACAGATTGGCATGATCCCCATAACGCAGCAGACCTGGAAGCGAGTCTCTCACCTTTTATACGTATCGCTCAAGCTATCGCTTATGGAGAAGCCGTTTACATTATCTGTAAAAACAAAGAAAAAATTGCAAAGATGTTCTGTTCTACACGTAACATGACTTTCATAGAGATACCCACGAACGATACATGGATACGTGACTACGGCTACATCAGTATAAAAGAAAATCAGGAAGTGAAACTGCTTGACTTTACCTTTGATGGCTGGGGCGGTAAATTTGAAGCCTCTCTTGACAATGCTGTCAATACTGCTTTACATAAAAAAGGTTATCTTGGCACGACGCCCCTTGAACATATTGATTTTGTTCTTGAGGGAGGCTCGATAGAGAGTGATGGGGAAGGAACCATCCTCACGACTTCAGAATGCCTTTGCAACCCGAACAGAAACGGTGGACTGAGTAAACAAGAGAGCGAAGAGAAACTGCATACCTATCTGGGTGCACAAAGAGTGTTATGGCTGGACCATGGATATCTTGCAGGCGATGATACAGACAGTCATATAGATACTTTGGCCAGGTTTGTCAACACAACGACCATCATGTATGTCAAGTGTGAAGATAAAGAAGATGAACATTACGAAGCACTACAGGAAATGGAAAAACAATTGAAAAGTTTTACCACTTCAGAAGGCCAGCCTTATACGCTCGTTCCACTTCCCATGTGTGAAGCAAAATATAATGATGCACAAGAGAGACTGCCGGCAACCTATGCCAACTTTCTCATTACCAATGATGCATTGATCTACCCTACCTATGAGGATAAAAATGATACAAAAGCAGGAGAGATCTTTAAAGAGGTTTTCCCAGATAAAGAGATCATTCCTGTGAATTGTTCAAAACTGATAGAACAGGGTGGGAGTCTACACTGTTCTACGATGCAGATAGCCTATTAA
- a CDS encoding carbon-nitrogen hydrolase — protein sequence MKTALIQQAYHGSKDKTLQVTTEKIKEAAQNGAELVVLQELHQTEYFCQSEDTKFFDYAAHFDSDVVFWGNIAKEYNVVLVTSLFEKRTAGLYHNTAVVFEKDGSVAGKYRKMHIPDDPGFYEKFYFTPGDLGFEPIQTSVGKLGVLVCWDQWYPEAARAMTLKGADILIYPTAIGWFEADSEDEKARQLDSWITIQRSHAIANGLPVLSCNRVGFEADSAGVMAGTRFWGNSFVCGAQGEMLVHADDKSETILYADIEHERTKEVRDIWPFLRDRRIEAYECLLKRYCD from the coding sequence ATGAAAACAGCACTGATTCAACAAGCCTACCATGGCAGTAAAGATAAAACCCTTCAAGTCACTACAGAGAAGATAAAAGAAGCTGCACAAAACGGTGCAGAACTTGTTGTCTTACAGGAACTGCATCAAACAGAGTACTTCTGTCAAAGTGAAGATACCAAATTTTTTGATTATGCGGCCCACTTTGATTCTGATGTAGTATTTTGGGGTAATATTGCCAAAGAGTACAATGTGGTTCTGGTCACGTCACTTTTTGAAAAACGGACAGCAGGCCTCTACCATAATACCGCCGTCGTCTTTGAAAAAGATGGGTCTGTCGCAGGAAAATACCGGAAGATGCATATCCCTGATGATCCAGGATTTTACGAGAAGTTCTACTTTACGCCAGGTGATCTTGGTTTTGAACCTATACAAACTTCTGTGGGGAAACTAGGTGTACTTGTCTGCTGGGACCAATGGTACCCTGAAGCTGCACGGGCTATGACACTCAAAGGGGCAGACATACTTATCTATCCTACGGCTATAGGCTGGTTTGAAGCAGACAGTGAAGACGAAAAAGCAAGACAACTTGACAGCTGGATCACCATACAGCGTTCTCATGCCATTGCAAACGGATTACCCGTACTAAGCTGTAACCGTGTAGGTTTTGAAGCCGATAGTGCCGGTGTGATGGCTGGTACGCGTTTTTGGGGGAACTCTTTTGTATGTGGCGCACAAGGAGAGATGCTTGTACATGCAGATGATAAGAGCGAAACCATACTTTATGCAGACATTGAACATGAGCGTACCAAAGAAGTACGTGATATCTGGCCGTTTTTACGTGACAGACGTATAGAAGCGTATGAGTGTTTACTGAAAAGATATTGTGACTAA
- a CDS encoding NUDIX domain-containing protein, protein MEKRIKHFKLQPLVNAKFISTAFATYEQEGIQKSWEIVEAHDSVAILLYHKEKRSFVLVRQFRPAVYLNNDIGMTIELCAGIVDKELSLAEIAKEEVEEECGYDIPLQNIERITSFHTSVGFAGSKQTLYFAELDESMKVSEGGGVDHEQIEVVYLPIEEAKKLLYDESIAKTPGLMFAFMWWFEKQ, encoded by the coding sequence ATGGAAAAACGGATCAAGCACTTTAAACTTCAGCCTTTGGTCAATGCCAAGTTTATATCAACAGCATTTGCGACATACGAACAAGAAGGTATTCAAAAATCATGGGAGATCGTTGAAGCACATGATAGTGTTGCCATTCTTCTTTACCATAAAGAAAAAAGATCATTTGTTTTGGTGAGACAGTTCCGTCCTGCGGTCTACTTGAACAATGATATTGGTATGACAATAGAACTGTGTGCGGGTATCGTGGATAAAGAACTTTCTCTGGCAGAAATTGCAAAAGAAGAGGTAGAAGAAGAGTGTGGATATGATATCCCACTCCAAAACATCGAGAGAATCACTTCTTTTCATACCTCAGTAGGCTTCGCAGGAAGTAAACAGACACTCTACTTTGCCGAACTCGATGAGAGTATGAAGGTGAGTGAAGGCGGTGGTGTAGACCATGAACAGATAGAGGTTGTCTATTTGCCCATAGAGGAAGCAAAGAAGCTTCTCTATGATGAAAGTATCGCAAAAACACCAGGACTCATGTTCGCCTTTATGTGGTGGTTCGAGAAGCAGTGA
- a CDS encoding peptidoglycan DD-metalloendopeptidase family protein: MGSLKNIVVWILISSSLFGAKVTLGYWKKGETFSEYLDSKKISKEILNDISKADIQFLSEIEGGQLFYELKDSKDTLEQALIPIGEEMQIRLAKAHNSDVYSFDIIPIEYKEKEHGATVTIEQNLYTDVNNALHHPALADKIGQLFKGTVNTRKFQKGDKVSFLYSQKTRMGQPHSMPYIKIATYESHKKRQFIYADKDGYGYTSTKKSQAYTVKDKEKVTYYRRVPIKSISSRFGMPLRHVRITSSFSHRRYHPILKRYRPHHGTDFGARRGTPLLAVNSGKVTFSGRLGGYGKVVKIKHPGGYESLYAHQSRIRVKRGQRVKKGQIIGYVGSTGRSTGPHLHFGMKKHGRWVNPMRVLRKASIKDTVLKKFTKYKDVSTTKYKKVVIKNAKEKKERMLAYLKEESTPFVWDGYEQTSMRVEDGKTDQAL, translated from the coding sequence ATGGGAAGTCTTAAAAATATAGTGGTATGGATCTTGATATCAAGTTCCTTATTTGGTGCGAAAGTAACGCTTGGATATTGGAAAAAAGGGGAAACATTTTCAGAGTATTTAGACTCCAAAAAGATCTCTAAAGAGATACTCAATGATATTTCAAAAGCAGATATTCAGTTTCTCTCCGAAATTGAGGGTGGTCAACTCTTTTATGAGTTGAAAGACAGCAAGGATACACTAGAGCAGGCATTGATCCCTATAGGGGAAGAGATGCAAATAAGATTGGCTAAAGCGCATAACAGTGATGTGTATAGTTTCGATATTATTCCTATAGAGTATAAAGAAAAAGAACATGGTGCTACGGTTACCATAGAACAAAATCTTTATACAGATGTGAACAATGCATTACATCATCCAGCTCTGGCAGATAAGATCGGACAGCTTTTTAAGGGTACTGTGAATACGAGAAAGTTTCAAAAGGGAGATAAAGTTTCTTTTCTCTATTCACAAAAAACGAGAATGGGTCAACCACACTCTATGCCATATATTAAAATAGCTACGTATGAATCTCATAAGAAACGGCAGTTCATCTATGCAGATAAAGATGGCTATGGCTACACGAGTACTAAAAAGTCTCAAGCATATACGGTTAAAGATAAGGAAAAAGTGACTTATTACCGTAGGGTCCCCATCAAAAGTATCTCTTCTCGTTTTGGTATGCCTTTACGTCATGTTCGTATCACTTCCTCATTCAGTCATAGACGATATCATCCGATATTGAAACGGTACCGCCCGCATCATGGTACAGACTTTGGAGCAAGAAGAGGGACACCGCTTCTTGCAGTAAATTCTGGAAAAGTTACTTTTTCGGGTCGCTTGGGTGGGTATGGTAAAGTCGTAAAGATCAAACATCCCGGTGGATATGAATCACTGTACGCACATCAGAGTCGTATACGTGTTAAAAGAGGACAGCGCGTGAAGAAAGGTCAGATTATAGGGTATGTTGGGAGTACAGGACGAAGTACAGGACCCCATCTGCATTTTGGAATGAAGAAACATGGAAGATGGGTAAACCCAATGCGAGTATTACGTAAGGCATCAATCAAAGATACTGTTTTAAAGAAATTTACCAAATATAAGGATGTGTCCACAACAAAATACAAAAAAGTCGTGATCAAGAATGCAAAAGAGAAGAAAGAAAGAATGTTGGCATATCTCAAAGAAGAAAGTACCCCTTTTGTGTGGGATGGATATGAACAAACAAGCATGAGAGTAGAAGATGGAAAAACGGATCAAGCACTTTAA
- a CDS encoding plasminogen-binding N-terminal domain-containing protein: MHKIALIALLSLPLFAGFFPQTVHTSVKSVKGNTITLNKKFPINGMSGVVIHNYGNDLTAITSRIAQTSSDESIALVSKDILHHDELPTIKTPVSPKDKVIGGYLYNNVLVLAPDADTYAKITSAHHKKWIHPDLFALYLSVEGEEKPTRENLARFAKKYQVGLVYIVRKNSAVLLDPVSEKIVSQKSMTNLPAKGVFPFYMRFKKRGSGWFGSDVEGNYYNTMESL; encoded by the coding sequence ATGCACAAAATAGCTCTTATCGCTCTACTCTCTTTACCACTTTTTGCAGGTTTTTTCCCTCAAACAGTACACACTTCTGTTAAATCTGTAAAAGGAAATACCATTACACTCAACAAAAAGTTTCCTATCAATGGTATGAGTGGTGTGGTGATTCATAATTACGGCAATGACCTGACAGCTATCACCAGTCGTATCGCCCAAACTTCATCGGATGAATCCATTGCCTTGGTCAGTAAAGATATCCTGCATCATGATGAACTTCCTACCATCAAAACACCTGTTTCACCCAAAGACAAGGTCATTGGCGGATACCTTTATAATAATGTGCTTGTTTTAGCACCGGATGCAGATACCTATGCAAAAATCACCTCTGCACATCATAAAAAATGGATACATCCAGACCTTTTTGCCTTATATCTTTCTGTCGAAGGAGAAGAGAAGCCAACCAGAGAAAACCTTGCACGTTTTGCAAAAAAATATCAAGTAGGACTTGTCTATATCGTACGTAAAAACTCTGCTGTACTTTTAGACCCTGTTTCTGAAAAAATAGTCTCTCAAAAGTCTATGACAAATCTACCTGCCAAAGGAGTATTTCCTTTCTATATGCGTTTTAAAAAACGTGGTTCAGGATGGTTCGGCAGCGATGTTGAGGGTAATTATTACAACACAATGGAATCTTTATAA